In Erigeron canadensis isolate Cc75 chromosome 1, C_canadensis_v1, whole genome shotgun sequence, a single window of DNA contains:
- the LOC122585837 gene encoding HVA22-like protein f — MGLLATLAKNLDTLLGPGVMLVFPLYASMLAIESSTSEEDQQWLTYWVLYSFITLFELSFWKVLQWIPFWPYLKLLFCMWLVLPGINGAAYVYANIARKYVNVGGRVSSKYPEGQRKVLQMMSLDARKSVERYIEKYGPEAFDRVVKAAEKEANRK, encoded by the exons atgggGCTTCTTGCGACACTTGCTAAAAATTTAGATACGCTACTTGG GCCGGGCGTTATGCTTGTTTTCCCCTT GTATGCGTCAATGCTAGCAATCGAGAGTTCTACATCAGAAGAGGATCAACAATGGCTTACCTATTGGGTTTTATACTCGTTCATTACCCTTTTCGAGCTTTCCTTTTGGAAAGTCCTCCAATG GATTCCATTTTGGCCCTACTTGAAGCTTTTGTTTTGTATGTGGTTGGTGCTACCCGGGATCAATGGGGCAGCATATGTATACGCAAATATAGCAAGAAAATATGTCAATGTAGGGGGCCGTGTGAGCTCTAAGTACCCAGAGGGACAACGTAAAGTCCTCCAAATGATGAGCCTTGATGCACGAAAGTCAGTTGAACGCTATATCGAGAAATATGGACCAGAGGCATTTGACCGAGTTGTCAAAGCG GCTGAAAAGGAAGCAAACAGAAAATAA